TTCCAACCAAGCAACACCTCTGAATGTGACTCTATTAATGATGATGGGCTGTAATCCCGTACAGATTCTGCATCATATTTGCATCCTCACCCAGTAAACGCTACCAGACTCCTCAATGCTCTGTTAGTAAAGAGCTCCAGTCCACGGTTTTCTCTGTGTTCTTACATCTCTTGTATAAATTTTTGTGGCTTTCTGACCTTTTTTATTTATCGATCTATGCAACTCTACGGGACTCCAAACCTGTGCTACCAGACCAGAACCATTTACCAACTACATTTCCAGTCTTGTTCCTTTGGGCTCCAGTCCAGCTCATGTGCCACTATTTAGTGTCTAGAGGTCCATCCATCCTTCAACCTGTAAATCAATGTCTTACCTATACAGGTGCTCATCTCTGCAATAGGGTTGCAGTTGCCATAAGGAACCTCACATGAGGTGGACGTTTTTGAGTTGTACAAATAAGTCACATTTGGTATATTCAAATGTAAGATATTGCTCATTGGCTTCAGCCCCATGGAGCCTCAACTTTTTTAGTCTCCTCTTCGTCGAATTGAGCACCACTATGAATTAAGGATTGGTGCATACATTATCCAAGTGTCCATCATTAAGTTATTTACCTTCTTTTCTCAATCAATGTAAATCCAGAAACTGGGAAtacttatcaaagtgttctgcaaAGTGAGGGTTAAATTCTGTCATTATTTTGATCATGTTTATGAAACTGGCAGCCTAAAACGTGACGTTTTTTCTTTATAGGAAATTCTGCCAGTTTTTGCAAAAATGGCCATTTTAAAAAGGCCGACAAATATATAGTGGTGGAAAAACGTTGCCACTTTTCCATCGGAGAAAGTGGTGGATGTACTCATGAACCTGTtcaatttgcaaaataaaaaataaataaaacaggtgCATATTCAAAAATGACAGGGTGAAGAATGAAAATTAGGACAAATTCCAACAGATTTAATCAGTTACGCCAAAAATTCACGAAAATTGGACGGAAAAGTGTTGGAGACACTTTGATCAATCTTCCCCACATGtcgcagaggtaggcaaccttcaacactccagatgttgtggaccacatctcccctgatgctttgccagccttatgGCTGTAGGTGccttatgggaggtgtagtccacaacattttgaGTGCCTAAGGTCTACCACTGGGTTAGGGAGATAATACCGCcacttttcttcttttctttaattCATTCAGTTTGGAAGGTGCGCAGAAATGTTAAAAAGTTAATCTTTATTAGAACCACATTTTTTTTGTGGCTTTGTATATTTGTGGATAAGTGTGTATCTGcaaatttgtattcctttttCGCTATCCATACGCAACACTTCAGAtctttgcagtttttaaaaaattttttatatgttAGCTATATCTATATGTACCTATATGTTAGGTATCTCTTGTTTTGgataaatcttttttcttttgtaattaAAAGTAACTtcatagtgagggggtaaatatatatatataaaaaaagaaaaaagctgagATTCTTTTTAAAATCTGCTTTTAGATGAATAATTCAATCGAATAAAATATGTGACACTTACAGATATCACATGAGCTCTAACAGATCCAACACACACCAGTATAAATATATCAAGTAATGAAATGACAATTTGTGTATCTGTGACATGTGCATCGTCTCATTGTCCTGCAAGAATCGGATATCAGACTTAGATTTAATGTACATATACAGCAGGAAAGGCAGTGCATTGACATCATGGGCACAAGATGTTGGGAGGGGTTTGGTGGGTGAAGAATGTTGGTAGGAGGAAACATACAGCAATGCCCATTATATAAAGAGCCAACATGCTGCAGGGAGACACAGAGCATCCTTGACCTGCAGAGACATCAAGACCTACTCTGAGGATCACAGCAGGTATGATGGGATGGGAGGGGGTTGCAGGACAGGCTCGGGGGAACAAAATCCCCCGAAGGCATAACTAGGTAAGATTGCTCAATAGCCCTGAGACAAACCGGTTATTCACCAGAGtgggaattcaacgtgaatttcacatttaaacctCAAAATAGCCgagctggaaaaattctcagTCAGCTGTGCTACCAGCTCAGCTACTTTGGACTTAAACTTTGTTCctaacaattcttactttagtgaataactaaatTAGACCGGGACAAAGTACTGTGGGTGGTGAAATGGATTTTTAGAACAGGGGTATTGAGtgttagttttaaaaaaacttatAGAGGGAGGAGGGAAGtgggtataaaaaataaaataaaaaataagaatatttaGAAGACGAGTAGTTGATTTCTCTTATTCTCCAACGGTGGGTTTTATTAGAAAACATGCTCAGTAGAAGTTAGAGAAGCTCCCCCACTCCTCCTCACTGGGGTAATCAAAAAATCCCCTCCTGATGTTGTTATGGTCAAAATTCCAGTTGGTCAGAAGAACCAATTCTGGCATGATCACTTGTTAGAGCCTTTTGACAATTTGTGTAAATGGCAAGATTGCCACCAATCAGCACTCTGTACGTGCCAACAACATCAAACTAATCTAACAAGCTTGAGAGCCAACTATAGAGGagggttttgcttttttttttttaatccccaaaTAGCTTCCATTGTGCAGCAAAATACCTGGAAATAGGATTTTGATTCCTTTTCAGTGATTTGCCGTTATCGGAGACCAGAAGCATCTTCTCAGATTAGTTGCAATAGACAGCGAAGTCTTCGGAGCATTTCGTTTTGTACTGTAGACTCATAGCAGCTATCACTCGGCCAATTGGCAGAACCATGCGATCAAAATGCGTGGTCCGTGGCTCGGCTCTTTTCCCCAGGAGGCAAACATTTTATCAGGAAGCCGTGCACGGGGACTGAGCTGTTTGACATATTCTTACAAATCACTGCAGTTCTAAGCCTCTCACAGAGCGAAGGGTGGACTTAGTGACCCTCTACACACCACAACCGTTGCGGTccacagattttatttttaactcaaaCATGTGTATATAGAATACCCTTCCTGTGTCGGTCTTGCGTCTTATtcaatattctttatttatttattattattgtgtgatATTTATGTTGAGCTAATCCATCGATTTGTGCACGCATGCGCCCTttattttgaataatctttcgCATTAAATGTAGCTACATTTTTCTAAGATATATAATGTAGCTACATTTTTATAAGCCGTTGACACTTGTGGTAATTATTGTAATTGGTCTGTTTTGTAGATATGGACAGGAAGGTATGTGTCGGTGTACTGCTAGCAATACTAGTCACTGCTTCCCTCTGCAAGCCACTGAAACGACTAGAATCTGCAAGGCACAGTGATCTCCCAAAGACCTCCAGTTCTGGACTAAGCAGGCGGGATCTAATGGAATCTCTGTCCCATGAACAGAGGCAGATAATGTCCCAACTTTTCCCTCAACTTTCAGGTAAGGTAAAACAAGAAGTTTGCTATTAAAAGTTTACCACGAGATGGCAGAGTTTCCAATTCCTTCCCACCTGATACCCCTTCATGTAAAATTtgatattataatttatattattttaataaaatattatatatatatatacacacacacacacacacacacataccttaaATGAAATGTGGAGTTACCAtagaaataataaacaataaccataaaagaaacaaaatcagATTGAAATTATAAGCAAATCGAAATGCACCCCTTCCAGAATCCTTTACACCAGGGGTGCCCAGAAGGTAGatgcccagatgttttaaaactacaactcctacgatgctttgtcattctaaagacatgcaaagcatcatgggcgtTGCAGTTCTACAAAAtccggggatctaccttttgggatcACCTGCTTTATAACAGTTATTTGAGTTatgataaattattattatttttagtctGGTGTATCAATCTCCACAGTTAAtctaaaatacatccaaacaaaAGGCACATAGAACCATTCAGAGTCTTCTACACATTTATTACACATTAAAAACAGTTTGGAAAATGATGCCTAATCTGTAAAATGTGTTTCTGTTTTATGAGTAAAGCATTTTTGGAGGATCCATTTAGATGTTTTTTAAACGCTATGCTTCTTTTTGTCATTGCTATTGTTTATGATGTGCATGGATCCCAGTTACACACTTCCTAATATTTTAAATAGACAGAGGGACACTTTGATTTTAGGAGTGCGGTCAGGGGCCGTGTTCCTGAGAAATTTTAAGAGACTTACTAATAATGATTTAtgcacaaaaatgtaatttagaacaaaaacaatgtatcttatctatacagattgatttctaaaaacatttattgtcatttaaagacattactgggagtattgttgctgtggagctctgttatacactcagacacattactgggagtattattgctgtggagctctgttgtacactcagacacagtactgggagtattattgctgtggagctctgttgtacactcagacacaccaaaaatatGAAGCTCCTATAAAAGAAgggcattaggatagaaaagagggatttgggtccaaaagaaggactttggcttaatgaagcagttttggtgtatagaacatgcccctgcagcctcactgctcaatcctctgccatttaggagttaaatccctttgtttatgaaccctagtaacacctccctgcatgtgacttgcacagccttccataaacacttcctgtaaagagagccctatttaggctttctttattgcaagttctgtttaattaagattttcttatcccctgctatgttaatagcttgctagaccctgcaagagcctcctgtatgtgattaaagttcaatttagagattgagatacaattatttaaggtaaattacatctgtttgaaagtggaaccagtttttttttttcatgcaatcatagccaggggaggtgtggctagggctgcataaacagaaacaaagtgatttaactgctaaatgacagtgaattgagcagtgaaattgcaggggaatgatctatacactaaaactgctttatttagctaaagtaatttaggtgactatagtgttcctttaaatagggaCAGTCAGTCTGTTAGGTGGGTCATTTGGTGCGAAAGAATTAGCAGTATTATGAGATTGGAGTTTATGAAGTGATGAAGGTTTTGTGAACACTGctcagttaaagggatactatagacatcaaaacaacgttggcctaattaaagggaaactccagtgccaggaaaacaatccgttttcctggcactgcaggtcccctctccctcccaccccccaatccagagttgctgaaggggtgacaactccttcagtaacttaccagaggcagcgacgatgtcccacgtcgctgcttcttcctccgccgccgctcctccaaGTGATTGCGTCGGACAGTGggcgagacctaatgcgcatgcgcattagagctccccataggaaagcattgaaaatgcttttcaatgctttcctatggggaaatgagcgacgctggaggtcctcacacagcgtgaggacgtccagcgacgctctagcacaggtttcctgttctagggacacggaagtgccctctagtggttgtctagtactagaggtggagttaaccctgcaaggtaattattgcagtttataaaaaaaaaaaactgcaatcattacagttgcagggttaagagaagtgggagttggcacccagaccactccaatgggcagaagtggtctgggtgcctggagtgtccctttaagcagttttggtatatcgatcatgcccctgtagtcccACTGCACAATAGTTGTGAAATCattattgtttctgtttatgcagccctggccactcctcccttggctgtgactgagacagtttacatgaaaaaaaaggtttaatttttattcagatgtctaccagacagccaccagcGGCGCTTCCCGCATTTTCACTGAGTTTACGCCGTGAAACGACATAGGACGTCCTTACGCTTTGCATAGAGGCAGAGGGACTCTATAGcattagggggaaaaaaaattgtattcctaatgctatagtgtgtcTTTAACTGTTTGTGATGCAATACACAGTTAAACCACAAGATGTCACCAAAGAATAACTAGATTTTTTTTGTCAGTAATTTACATCcaacatatatttaaaattacactTATTTAGGGCACTTGctgttatt
Above is a genomic segment from Pelobates fuscus isolate aPelFus1 chromosome 6, aPelFus1.pri, whole genome shotgun sequence containing:
- the LOC134565853 gene encoding gastrin/cholecystokinin-like peptide, translating into MDRKVCVGVLLAILVTASLCKPLKRLESARHSDLPKTSSSGLSRRDLMESLSHEQRQIMSQLFPQLSELLTAEGHFQPKQDRDYAGWMDFGRRSSEDIVSDS